In Blautia sp. SC05B48, a single genomic region encodes these proteins:
- a CDS encoding DUF2284 domain-containing protein — MDFIEEAKKLGFSDAAVMKTDKLVFVPEYRVFCEENACGNYDKNPACPPESGTVEEMKERALDYENTLVLQTTQDRLMDYKKAKLAHNKLTEQLSEKMKECGKTDILIMSAGPYKHNSCMSAYCVDAQKMADAVGMQCWTNDGKFRYFSQILFRE; from the coding sequence ATGGATTTTATTGAAGAAGCAAAGAAGCTTGGCTTTTCCGATGCTGCGGTCATGAAAACCGATAAGCTGGTGTTTGTGCCGGAATACCGTGTTTTCTGTGAAGAAAATGCCTGTGGTAATTATGATAAAAACCCTGCATGTCCACCGGAAAGCGGGACTGTGGAAGAAATGAAGGAACGTGCCCTGGATTATGAGAACACCCTGGTGCTCCAGACGACGCAGGACAGACTCATGGATTACAAAAAAGCCAAGCTTGCACATAATAAGCTGACAGAGCAGCTCTCAGAGAAGATGAAAGAGTGCGGAAAAACAGATATTCTGATCATGAGCGCCGGACCGTACAAGCATAATTCCTGTATGTCTGCCTATTGTGTGGATGCGCAGAAGATGGCAGATGCTGTGGGAATGCAGTGCTGGACCAATGATGGAAAGTTCCGGTATTTTTCGCAGATTCTTTTTCGAGAGTAG
- a CDS encoding DUF362 domain-containing protein, whose amino-acid sequence MEKSTVYFTDFRCPVGTSQLDKLKKLCVAAGIKDIDMDGKFVAIKMHFGELGNMAFLRPNYAKVVADLCKEQGGMPFLTDCNTLYPGSRKNALEHLDCANLNGFNTITTGCQIIIGDGVRGTDEVEVPVVNGEYCKTALIGHAIMDADIFISLSHFKGHEATGFGGALKNIGMGCGSRAGKMQQHASGKPAIHEDVCRGCRRCAKECGSDAITYVNKKAVIDYDKCKGCGRCIGACSYDAVYNPNSSANELLDRKMAEYAQAVCHGRPHFHIALVQDISPNCDCHGENDAPILPDIGMFASFDPVALDQACADACLKATPIANSQLGEHLAEPGWHCHHDHFKDSNPNIEWKATLDQAEKIGLGTREYELKIIK is encoded by the coding sequence ATGGAGAAATCAACAGTTTATTTCACTGATTTTCGCTGTCCGGTGGGAACCAGCCAGCTGGACAAACTGAAAAAACTCTGCGTTGCCGCAGGAATCAAAGATATCGATATGGATGGAAAATTCGTAGCCATCAAGATGCATTTCGGAGAGCTTGGAAATATGGCATTCCTTCGTCCGAACTATGCAAAGGTAGTCGCAGATCTTTGTAAGGAGCAGGGCGGAATGCCGTTCCTGACAGATTGTAATACTCTTTATCCGGGAAGCAGAAAGAATGCACTGGAGCATCTGGACTGTGCAAATCTTAACGGATTTAACACGATCACAACCGGATGTCAGATCATCATCGGTGACGGAGTTCGAGGAACCGATGAAGTAGAAGTTCCGGTAGTAAACGGAGAATACTGCAAAACTGCCCTGATCGGACATGCTATCATGGACGCAGATATTTTTATCAGTCTCAGCCATTTCAAGGGACATGAGGCAACCGGCTTTGGCGGCGCCCTGAAAAATATCGGTATGGGCTGCGGAAGCCGTGCCGGAAAAATGCAGCAGCATGCCAGCGGAAAGCCGGCCATCCATGAAGATGTCTGTCGTGGCTGCCGCCGCTGTGCGAAAGAGTGCGGAAGTGACGCGATTACATATGTAAACAAGAAAGCAGTTATCGATTACGATAAATGCAAAGGCTGTGGCCGCTGTATCGGTGCCTGCAGCTATGATGCCGTATACAATCCGAACAGCAGTGCAAACGAGCTTCTTGACCGCAAGATGGCAGAGTATGCACAGGCTGTCTGTCACGGACGTCCTCATTTCCATATTGCACTGGTACAGGATATCAGCCCGAACTGTGACTGCCATGGTGAAAATGATGCGCCGATCCTTCCTGATATCGGAATGTTCGCAAGCTTTGACCCGGTTGCATTGGATCAGGCCTGTGCAGATGCCTGCCTGAAGGCAACACCGATTGCCAATAGCCAGCTTGGAGAGCATCTGGCAGAGCCGGGATGGCACTGTCATCATGACCACTTTAAGGATTCCAATCCGAATATTGAGTGGAAGGCAACTCTGGATCAGGCAGAAAAGATCGGCCTGGGAACCAGGGAATATGAGCTGAAGATAATCAAATAA